Proteins encoded within one genomic window of Mesotoga sp. Brook.08.105.5.1:
- a CDS encoding transporter substrate-binding domain-containing protein, which produces MRRSLSTVFFILLFLTLFAEVRYKFGGDTDYPPFEYANDRGAPVGFNIDVLRAISSALDFDVEIELRVWTSARAALEDGKIDGLLGMCYSEERDILVDFSNPHIILHGSIFSNRKTGRYSSLNDLRELRVAVQKGDLMDELVSSEVAGSEIVRVEYPEIALRMLNEGQVDAVLLGKIQGLYLIKELSLKNILVSEDPFVRLEYCFAVKEGDVELLSLLNEGLAIISSTGEYRQIYNKWFGAIDANASNSPWQSFLLFALPAALIMLLVLGGKYLWNRTLRKEVREKTAFLSAKLAEEKSVETQLSLSVQRYKSMSETISDYYYEIDFSNDGEDHEVWRSEAFERISGHSLDSPDLQELDWESVIHPEDLDCYKGHFESVRSGNEERIEYRIVRKDGALRWVSEYSKPSYSKDSSRVRGIRGAVRDITDEKLVKDELERTKEKVSKLHDIALKMEKSNEEDTIFHSIIDASANILGMEMFGLYLLYNQEIVTLETKGEVASMQGYLFRSGILRDSIENGNTTFISNSSLCKVITDCEQSILAVPMKSIGVLVSYHDSPMKQEEVKLVEILMAHAVEAIYRIRSDKEIHYVTFHDPLTSLYNRSFFEEEVERLNVQRQMPISIVMGDVNGLKIVNDAFGHLEGDRLLKTVADCLKSSMRSDDIIARWGGDEFIMLLPQTDTQSAESLVGRIRKALNRITGFSLPISVSFGIGTKFDADQDFREALISAEERMYRDKLLNNISMRSRTVQVLEKSLLNKSYETEEHTERVKTLSRDFGKFIGLSEAELDNLLLLGALHDIGKIAVPEEILTKAGSLTSEEWKKIKSHPEAGFRIALSSPELVGIADEILSHHEWWDGSGYPRGLVGESIPLLARMMSIIDAYDVMTSGRPYKHPVSSEEAIEELRRCAGKQFDPGLVDSFVSFLNV; this is translated from the coding sequence ATGAGAAGATCATTGTCAACCGTCTTTTTCATTCTTTTGTTTCTTACCCTCTTTGCTGAAGTAAGGTACAAATTTGGTGGAGACACCGATTATCCACCTTTTGAATATGCTAATGACCGCGGAGCTCCGGTGGGATTCAACATCGATGTCCTTAGGGCAATATCTAGTGCTCTCGATTTTGACGTTGAGATAGAGCTAAGAGTCTGGACGAGCGCAAGAGCCGCTCTGGAGGACGGCAAAATTGACGGTCTGCTTGGAATGTGCTACTCGGAAGAGAGAGATATACTTGTCGATTTCTCTAATCCGCACATAATACTTCATGGCTCTATTTTCTCTAATAGGAAGACTGGCAGATATTCTTCTCTCAATGATCTTAGAGAACTGAGAGTTGCCGTTCAGAAGGGCGACTTAATGGACGAGCTTGTCTCTAGTGAGGTAGCTGGAAGTGAGATCGTGAGAGTCGAGTATCCCGAAATTGCACTCCGGATGCTCAATGAGGGACAGGTCGATGCAGTACTACTCGGTAAGATACAGGGTTTGTATTTGATTAAGGAACTTTCTCTAAAGAATATCTTGGTGTCAGAGGATCCTTTTGTAAGGCTAGAATACTGCTTCGCAGTGAAAGAAGGAGATGTAGAGTTATTGTCTTTACTTAACGAAGGTTTGGCGATAATTTCTTCGACAGGAGAATACCGACAGATTTACAACAAATGGTTTGGAGCCATTGATGCAAATGCAAGTAACAGTCCGTGGCAGAGTTTCCTTTTATTCGCCCTTCCCGCTGCTCTGATCATGCTCTTGGTGTTGGGCGGAAAGTATCTGTGGAACAGGACTTTGAGGAAAGAGGTAAGAGAGAAGACGGCATTTTTGAGCGCGAAACTCGCGGAAGAAAAATCAGTTGAGACTCAGCTCTCCCTATCTGTACAGAGATATAAATCAATGTCAGAGACTATCTCAGATTACTACTACGAAATTGACTTCTCAAATGACGGGGAAGACCACGAAGTCTGGAGAAGCGAAGCCTTTGAAAGGATAAGCGGGCACAGTCTTGATTCACCCGACCTTCAAGAACTGGACTGGGAATCAGTTATTCATCCTGAGGACCTTGATTGCTACAAAGGGCATTTTGAAAGCGTGAGATCTGGAAATGAAGAGAGAATTGAATATCGTATTGTAAGGAAAGACGGCGCGCTTAGATGGGTGAGCGAGTACTCGAAGCCAAGTTACTCGAAAGATTCCTCCAGAGTAAGAGGCATCCGAGGAGCGGTAAGAGATATCACCGATGAAAAACTTGTGAAAGACGAGCTGGAAAGAACAAAGGAGAAGGTCTCTAAGCTTCACGATATCGCTTTGAAGATGGAGAAATCAAACGAAGAGGACACGATCTTCCACTCGATCATTGATGCGTCGGCCAATATCCTCGGGATGGAAATGTTCGGTCTCTATCTCCTCTACAATCAGGAAATCGTCACCCTTGAGACGAAGGGCGAGGTGGCATCGATGCAGGGCTACCTATTCAGGAGCGGCATTTTGAGAGACTCTATAGAAAACGGGAATACTACCTTTATAAGTAACAGTTCACTCTGCAAAGTCATAACCGACTGCGAGCAATCGATCTTGGCGGTCCCGATGAAGAGTATAGGAGTTCTCGTCTCGTACCATGACTCTCCAATGAAACAGGAAGAGGTAAAGCTAGTCGAGATTCTTATGGCTCATGCAGTTGAAGCGATCTATAGAATTCGTTCAGATAAGGAGATTCACTATGTCACCTTCCATGACCCACTTACCTCCTTATACAACAGATCATTCTTCGAAGAGGAGGTCGAGAGACTCAATGTACAACGGCAAATGCCTATAAGCATCGTGATGGGAGATGTGAACGGACTGAAAATCGTAAACGATGCCTTCGGTCATCTAGAAGGTGATAGACTACTGAAGACTGTTGCAGACTGCCTGAAATCCTCCATGAGATCCGACGACATAATCGCCAGATGGGGAGGAGATGAGTTTATAATGCTGCTTCCTCAAACAGATACGCAGTCTGCAGAATCTCTTGTTGGCAGAATCAGGAAAGCCTTGAATCGGATAACGGGCTTCAGTCTTCCTATAAGCGTCTCCTTTGGAATCGGAACGAAATTCGATGCTGATCAGGATTTTCGCGAAGCTCTTATCTCCGCTGAAGAAAGAATGTATAGAGACAAACTCCTGAACAACATATCCATGAGAAGCAGAACGGTCCAGGTGCTAGAGAAGAGTTTGCTTAACAAGAGTTATGAGACGGAAGAACATACGGAAAGGGTCAAGACTCTCAGCAGGGATTTCGGGAAGTTCATCGGATTGTCTGAAGCCGAACTCGATAATCTTCTGCTCCTTGGTGCTCTGCACGATATTGGAAAGATAGCAGTTCCTGAGGAGATACTAACTAAAGCGGGCAGTCTGACCTCTGAAGAATGGAAGAAAATCAAGTCCCATCCCGAAGCCGGATTTAGAATAGCCCTCTCTTCGCCAGAGCTGGTGGGAATCGCGGATGAGATCTTAAGTCATCATGAATGGTGGGACGGCTCAGGGTATCCCCGAGGACTGGTTGGCGAATCAATTCCGCTTCTGGCAAGAATGATGTCAATAATAGACGCTTACGACGTTATGACAAGCGGAAGGCCGTACAAGCACCCGGTATCCTCTGAAGAGGCAATAGAAGAGCTGCGCAGATGTGCTGGGAAGCAGTTCGATCCAGGGCTGGTTGATTCCTTCGTCAGTTTCTTGAACGTATAA
- a CDS encoding MBL fold metallo-hydrolase — MRVLFLGTAAYEGHPNVFCDCENCRKARLAGNESFRLTASVYVDDDLLIDFGPNIMSGAQKAEVSLFDVKTLLITHSHSDHLYLPNFGYRMNRYNASYDRLPRMSVLANSTVLSLISNSVYFDPEKTVLLQAEPYEEIEVNDCTVIPVPAVHKVKEDEQPFIFLLKKGGKSFLYATDTGPIEDSSFGRLKDLIDSPIDIAVVDSTLGFMKEVLFPYHHTAEQVISTKNRMREFRIIDDNTLVVAHHFSHYPNPPKKELEEFYNRYKVVVAHDGLLLDI; from the coding sequence ATGAGAGTCCTGTTTCTTGGCACCGCAGCTTACGAGGGCCATCCAAATGTCTTCTGCGACTGTGAAAACTGCAGAAAGGCGAGGCTGGCAGGAAATGAAAGCTTCAGGCTTACGGCTTCCGTATATGTTGACGACGATCTGCTCATCGATTTCGGGCCGAATATCATGTCTGGGGCTCAGAAGGCAGAGGTTTCTCTTTTTGATGTAAAAACTCTCTTAATAACCCACTCCCACTCAGATCATCTGTACCTTCCAAACTTCGGCTATAGAATGAACAGATACAATGCCTCTTATGACAGACTTCCTCGAATGAGCGTTCTCGCCAATTCTACCGTCCTCTCTCTCATTTCCAATTCAGTCTACTTTGACCCGGAGAAAACCGTCCTTCTCCAGGCGGAACCTTATGAAGAAATCGAGGTTAACGATTGTACCGTAATCCCTGTGCCTGCAGTACACAAAGTTAAAGAAGACGAGCAACCGTTTATATTTCTGCTCAAGAAAGGTGGGAAATCATTCCTTTATGCGACCGATACCGGCCCAATCGAAGACTCTTCATTCGGCCGTCTTAAAGACCTAATTGATAGTCCGATAGATATTGCAGTTGTTGATTCGACTTTGGGATTCATGAAAGAAGTGCTCTTTCCATATCACCATACTGCTGAGCAAGTAATCTCCACAAAGAACAGAATGAGGGAGTTTAGAATTATAGATGACAACACTCTGGTAGTCGCCCATCACTTTTCACACTATCCAAACCCGCCCAAGAAGGAACTTGAAGAGTTCTACAACCGCTATAAGGTTGTAGTAGCACACGACGGACTACTGCTAGACATATAA
- a CDS encoding GGDEF domain-containing protein, with protein sequence MSQKDHEKSYTDYYEEYLSRNELAVEERLALLRKFQQALTSSGETLIAFETVSRELEKFRGVTSREMGLAYNGMIRISCQSGEFSKALEYASDAIAIFNELGEEKLLSMVYNNISGVYLKMGDFETSVEYSEKAVCLAKKNNDELSLAKYLNNKGIAIENITEDGSGVPFIQKAIEIKEKNSLKGDLPSSYMNLADIFLYTGRKSEAIDLLRKARKIASENCDDYSLADICRYEAEYYEATGDLDSALEALEHSLEYHRSKGNKSDILHRLKAISKIQEAKGDVDGALEKYREIARLNSEVFREEEARVIAKLGATFATVQKLKEIEEMTEKNHEIDEANRLMIAKNKELVEVQNQPELANRLLKERTETDPLTGLMNQKKMFEVLEYEINRAKMYGGSLSVIMIDIDDFKQFNDTFGHQKGDEILEAFSSLIASKTRSVDYVFRYGGEEFVILLPSTGLEGALSTATRILESVNTSEELKITFSAGVAEWNQERSRELLLKTDRLMYEAKRMGKNKIQYQ encoded by the coding sequence ATGAGTCAGAAAGATCACGAGAAGAGCTACACTGATTATTACGAGGAGTATCTTTCGAGAAATGAGTTAGCCGTTGAGGAAAGACTGGCGCTTCTCAGGAAGTTCCAGCAAGCTTTGACAAGCTCGGGAGAGACTCTCATCGCCTTTGAGACCGTAAGCAGGGAACTGGAGAAATTTAGAGGAGTAACCAGTCGCGAGATGGGTCTTGCATACAATGGTATGATTAGAATCAGTTGTCAATCAGGTGAGTTTTCAAAGGCTCTTGAATATGCTTCCGATGCAATTGCTATCTTCAATGAATTGGGAGAAGAAAAGTTACTGTCGATGGTCTACAACAACATCTCCGGTGTCTACTTGAAAATGGGAGATTTCGAGACATCAGTAGAATATTCTGAGAAGGCGGTTTGCCTTGCCAAAAAGAATAACGACGAGCTATCACTTGCCAAGTATCTAAATAACAAGGGAATTGCTATTGAAAACATCACGGAGGACGGTTCAGGTGTGCCGTTTATCCAAAAGGCAATTGAAATCAAGGAGAAGAACTCTCTTAAGGGAGATCTCCCCTCCAGCTATATGAATCTTGCCGACATCTTCCTTTATACCGGAAGAAAGAGCGAAGCAATTGATCTCCTAAGGAAGGCCCGTAAGATAGCAAGTGAAAACTGCGATGATTACTCTCTTGCAGATATATGCCGCTACGAAGCAGAGTATTACGAGGCGACGGGAGATCTAGACTCTGCTCTGGAAGCCCTTGAACATTCACTCGAATATCACAGATCGAAGGGAAACAAATCGGACATCCTTCACAGGCTAAAGGCCATCTCCAAAATCCAGGAGGCAAAGGGAGATGTTGATGGAGCTTTGGAAAAATACAGGGAGATAGCAAGACTAAATTCCGAGGTATTCAGGGAAGAAGAAGCCAGAGTGATTGCAAAGCTGGGAGCGACCTTTGCTACCGTACAGAAGCTCAAGGAAATAGAGGAGATGACGGAGAAGAACCATGAAATTGACGAAGCTAACAGGTTAATGATTGCGAAGAACAAAGAACTAGTAGAGGTGCAAAACCAACCGGAATTGGCAAATCGACTTTTGAAGGAGAGAACCGAGACAGATCCGTTGACCGGTCTTATGAACCAGAAGAAGATGTTTGAAGTACTTGAATACGAAATCAATAGAGCAAAAATGTACGGCGGGAGTCTCTCCGTAATAATGATTGACATTGACGATTTCAAGCAATTCAATGACACTTTCGGGCATCAGAAGGGAGACGAGATACTTGAGGCCTTTTCTTCACTTATCGCTTCCAAAACAAGGAGTGTCGACTATGTTTTCAGATACGGCGGAGAGGAATTTGTCATCTTGCTGCCTTCAACCGGTCTCGAAGGGGCCTTATCTACGGCAACCAGAATACTTGAGTCAGTGAACACATCAGAAGAATTGAAGATAACCTTTAGTGCCGGTGTTGCCGAGTGGAACCAGGAACGCTCTCGTGAGTTATTGCTGAAGACAGACAGATTGATGTACGAGGCAAAGAGAATGGGCAAGAACAAAATCCAATATCAGTAA
- a CDS encoding tetratricopeptide repeat-containing diguanylate cyclase translates to MEEKKDRVVELLREYMSLPEEEVPKRLVFLKEAVSILSDQGKTLAAHEIIDREIKKFDHFDSLEMAGLLNTMVKLSALVGKFSQAVEYSRRAQAICAEKGEKELYARVLINTSGLYLKMNDFGKALANVNRALEIARENGDEINVACCLDNIAFITENGEYEESGIPNFEEAIEIKERLNMKTELLNSYLNLAELYYESGRKTDARELLSRAKSLGEENEDQHVIAETMKYEARFLKGEGDFTSAMSLLEEVREYHQENGNKTELLGVLNDISSVYELMGNSKEALNMFKQITELSRSIFKEEQARSIAQLESSFEAREKLREINDLAEQNKRLRTVNEEISEKNNELQEMKAKLEEINKLLEKQAETDPLTGLLNHRKMKSVLDSEISRAERYETPLTMIMLDLDDFKSVNDSFGHLKGDELLADIGESIRSSIRKNDFAFRYGGEEFLILLPCADVEKASEFYSRMKRSLQEKLDIEVYFSAGARQWKGESSDEFISIVDKLLYEAKAKGKDRLEISEAAI, encoded by the coding sequence ATGGAAGAAAAGAAAGATAGAGTTGTTGAATTGTTAAGAGAATACATGTCTTTGCCCGAGGAGGAAGTCCCCAAGAGGCTGGTCTTCTTGAAGGAAGCAGTTTCGATCCTCAGTGATCAGGGGAAGACCCTTGCTGCCCACGAAATAATCGATAGAGAAATCAAGAAGTTCGATCACTTCGATTCTCTGGAAATGGCAGGTTTGCTGAACACAATGGTGAAACTGAGCGCGCTTGTCGGTAAATTTTCACAGGCAGTTGAATATTCGCGTAGAGCACAGGCTATCTGTGCTGAAAAAGGCGAAAAGGAATTGTATGCGAGAGTTCTCATAAACACGTCCGGACTTTACTTGAAGATGAATGATTTTGGCAAAGCTCTGGCCAATGTGAACAGAGCTTTGGAGATAGCAAGAGAGAATGGGGACGAGATTAACGTTGCATGCTGTTTAGACAATATCGCATTTATCACGGAAAATGGAGAGTATGAAGAATCGGGGATTCCAAACTTTGAAGAGGCAATAGAGATAAAGGAAAGGCTCAATATGAAGACTGAGCTACTGAATAGTTATCTCAATCTTGCCGAGCTGTACTACGAATCGGGGAGAAAGACCGATGCCAGAGAGCTTTTGTCCAGAGCGAAATCATTGGGTGAAGAAAACGAAGACCAACACGTTATTGCAGAGACGATGAAATACGAAGCCCGTTTCTTGAAAGGCGAGGGAGATTTCACCTCGGCAATGAGCCTGCTTGAGGAAGTCAGGGAATACCATCAAGAAAATGGAAACAAGACTGAATTGCTTGGAGTATTGAACGATATCTCTTCAGTGTATGAGTTGATGGGAAACTCAAAAGAGGCCTTGAACATGTTCAAACAGATAACGGAATTGAGCCGGAGTATTTTCAAGGAAGAACAGGCAAGGTCGATAGCCCAGCTGGAATCATCATTCGAGGCGAGGGAAAAACTCAGGGAAATCAACGACCTGGCAGAGCAAAACAAGAGACTTAGAACGGTCAATGAAGAGATATCGGAGAAAAACAACGAACTCCAGGAAATGAAAGCCAAGCTGGAGGAAATTAATAAGCTTCTGGAAAAGCAGGCGGAAACCGACCCATTGACCGGGCTGTTGAATCACAGGAAGATGAAATCAGTGCTGGACAGTGAGATTTCGAGAGCAGAGAGATACGAAACTCCCCTGACTATGATAATGCTTGATCTAGATGATTTCAAGTCCGTTAATGATTCTTTCGGCCATTTGAAAGGCGATGAACTTCTTGCCGACATCGGAGAATCTATAAGGTCATCTATCAGAAAGAACGACTTTGCCTTCAGATACGGAGGCGAAGAGTTCCTAATCCTCCTACCTTGCGCAGATGTGGAAAAGGCATCGGAATTCTACTCGAGAATGAAGAGATCCCTTCAGGAGAAGCTTGATATTGAGGTCTATTTCAGTGCGGGTGCAAGGCAGTGGAAAGGGGAGTCCTCGGACGAATTCATTTCCATTGTGGACAAATTGCTCTATGAGGCAAAAGCAAAAGGAAAAGACAGGCTTGAGATAAGTGAAGCAGCTATTTGA
- a CDS encoding DUF4258 domain-containing protein, producing MLFLLIVILAVIVAASLIRSMSQEDEDNGEDIQESTEISFSQHAVSRMDERGIEPERIKRILEEGRRVEIANYNRLKVTDDEITVILEKRLANFEVVTVYWNSGEREESLLDD from the coding sequence ATGCTTTTTTTGCTGATTGTGATTCTGGCCGTGATAGTCGCTGCTTCTCTAATAAGGTCGATGAGTCAGGAAGATGAAGATAATGGAGAGGACATACAAGAGAGCACCGAGATATCATTTAGTCAGCATGCCGTTTCAAGAATGGATGAAAGAGGAATTGAACCGGAGAGAATAAAGCGCATTCTCGAAGAGGGTCGCAGGGTGGAAATTGCCAATTACAACAGACTGAAAGTAACGGACGACGAAATCACCGTGATACTCGAAAAGAGACTCGCTAACTTCGAAGTTGTCACGGTATATTGGAATAGTGGCGAGCGTGAGGAATCGCTACTAGATGATTGA
- a CDS encoding alpha-amylase family glycosyl hydrolase translates to MKKILLALLLSVFLTGSLFTATTWEDQVIYFIMIDRFSNGDLSNDDMGYGEAGTDNSRYNGGDLAGIIERLDYIKGLGATAIWITPPVANQWWNPWVNYGGYHGYWARDFRMIDEHFGDVALYKRLVEAAHDKGLLVIQDIVPNHVGDYFRFVDGQFELNSESVPTSSPEQHPFSLNDFNNHKDESIYHWTPDIYDFNDPYQKLNYQMSGLDDLNTENPVVISALKDSFTFWIEEADIDGLRIDTVIYVPLEFWDEFLNGEEGIYEAAAKNGKPEFIAFGEAWVRSDPFDDAGEMVIKEFFEAGMNSMLDFPLNIELRSVFKEGKPTANIGYRLEARQSHFDQTRLLTFIDNHDMERFLKGSGLANLKQALAFIFTIPGIPVIYYGTEQGFVETRAAMFAGGFESGEIDHFDSQSELYRYISELAMLRQEYPALRYGEVKVLKTDPNGPGIFVYSIEHNEEKIFVLMNTSGERRILANLDTGLGVGQLIKPIYTFNSLSKSYPVEQGGKLVMTMNPRSVYVGIASEETREVETPEIKFNANLEDFQRIDSTYTVTGTASGASSARIIFDMRIEEAEDIEIVSGEWSYEWDISKFDPGIHSILFKVYGDTRRESIYSEDYRVILDIPELLLASIPDPEGDDCGPECRYKYPTDITFKNQMDLLEVEVKQIGASMVLGIRIKDLTDSWGPQNGFDHVTFQIFVDDPNRKGSTDLPFLNATMPDGLDWDYFIFANGWSIVAYSSEGSGPKSFGTPISLTPLVQTNRMNNEVILRIPGETVGRPESFEGFNIYVTTWDFDGIEAVYRDIYPEPKSYHFGGGSKEDPYIMDDILIRIE, encoded by the coding sequence TTGAAAAAGATACTTCTTGCTCTTCTTCTTTCAGTCTTCTTAACTGGAAGCCTCTTTACAGCAACAACATGGGAAGATCAAGTCATTTACTTCATCATGATCGACCGTTTTTCAAACGGAGATCTATCCAATGACGACATGGGATATGGAGAAGCCGGTACCGACAACTCGCGATACAACGGCGGAGATCTCGCCGGGATAATCGAGAGGCTAGACTACATAAAGGGATTGGGCGCAACGGCAATTTGGATAACCCCACCGGTGGCCAATCAATGGTGGAATCCATGGGTGAATTACGGTGGTTATCATGGATACTGGGCCAGAGATTTCAGGATGATTGATGAGCATTTCGGTGACGTTGCACTCTACAAGAGACTCGTTGAAGCCGCCCACGATAAGGGCTTGCTGGTAATACAGGATATCGTTCCCAATCATGTGGGTGACTATTTTCGTTTCGTAGATGGACAGTTCGAACTCAACTCCGAAAGCGTCCCGACCTCTTCTCCCGAACAGCACCCCTTCTCACTAAACGATTTCAATAATCATAAGGATGAGAGCATTTATCACTGGACTCCCGATATCTATGACTTCAATGACCCTTATCAGAAGCTGAACTACCAGATGTCCGGTCTGGACGATCTCAACACGGAAAATCCTGTGGTAATCTCAGCACTCAAGGATTCTTTCACTTTCTGGATCGAAGAGGCCGATATTGATGGATTGAGGATCGATACAGTAATCTACGTTCCTCTAGAATTCTGGGACGAGTTTCTGAATGGTGAAGAAGGTATCTATGAAGCTGCCGCGAAGAACGGCAAACCTGAATTCATAGCATTTGGCGAGGCCTGGGTTAGAAGCGACCCCTTCGACGATGCTGGGGAAATGGTTATAAAAGAGTTTTTCGAAGCAGGAATGAATTCCATGCTGGATTTTCCGCTGAACATTGAATTGAGAAGTGTATTCAAAGAAGGGAAACCAACAGCGAATATCGGATACAGACTTGAGGCGCGGCAGAGCCACTTCGATCAAACCAGGCTACTGACTTTCATCGATAATCACGACATGGAACGATTCTTGAAAGGGTCAGGATTGGCAAATCTTAAACAGGCTCTGGCCTTCATTTTCACGATTCCCGGCATCCCGGTGATCTATTACGGCACTGAGCAAGGCTTTGTAGAAACTAGGGCAGCGATGTTCGCCGGAGGTTTTGAGTCTGGTGAAATCGACCACTTCGATTCTCAATCTGAGCTCTACAGATATATAAGCGAACTCGCAATGCTGCGACAGGAATACCCTGCGCTGAGGTATGGGGAGGTCAAAGTGCTAAAAACCGACCCCAATGGGCCTGGGATCTTTGTCTACAGCATTGAACATAACGAAGAGAAGATCTTTGTTTTAATGAATACTTCGGGAGAACGTAGGATTCTAGCTAATTTGGATACCGGCCTTGGAGTGGGTCAGTTAATCAAGCCGATTTACACTTTCAATTCGCTCTCCAAAAGCTATCCTGTCGAACAAGGCGGGAAACTCGTGATGACCATGAACCCACGCTCCGTCTACGTGGGAATCGCTTCCGAAGAAACTCGTGAAGTTGAGACACCTGAAATCAAGTTTAACGCGAACCTCGAGGATTTTCAGAGGATCGACTCAACTTATACTGTGACAGGAACAGCTTCGGGAGCCTCCTCCGCGCGGATAATATTCGACATGAGAATTGAAGAGGCAGAAGACATCGAAATAGTCAGCGGAGAGTGGTCTTACGAATGGGACATTTCGAAGTTTGACCCGGGAATCCATTCAATTCTATTCAAAGTCTACGGTGATACAAGAAGAGAATCGATCTACAGCGAAGATTACCGAGTGATTCTCGATATTCCGGAATTGCTTCTAGCTTCGATTCCAGATCCCGAAGGAGATGACTGCGGTCCGGAATGCAGGTACAAATATCCTACAGACATCACTTTCAAGAACCAGATGGACCTGCTAGAGGTTGAAGTCAAGCAGATAGGAGCTTCGATGGTTCTGGGGATTAGAATCAAAGATCTAACCGACTCATGGGGACCACAGAACGGATTTGACCATGTTACCTTCCAAATATTCGTAGATGATCCCAACAGAAAGGGATCAACCGACCTGCCGTTCCTAAACGCGACTATGCCTGACGGACTGGACTGGGATTACTTTATCTTCGCAAATGGCTGGTCAATAGTTGCGTATTCTTCTGAAGGTAGTGGCCCGAAGTCGTTTGGAACTCCCATATCCCTCACTCCACTGGTACAAACGAATAGAATGAATAACGAAGTAATTCTCAGGATTCCCGGCGAGACGGTCGGAAGACCAGAGAGTTTTGAAGGGTTCAACATCTACGTAACTACTTGGGACTTCGATGGAATCGAAGCGGTATATCGAGACATCTATCCTGAACCAAAGAGCTACCATTTTGGAGGCGGAAGCAAAGAAGACCCTTATATTATGGATGACATCCTTATAAGGATAGAATAG